The following proteins are encoded in a genomic region of Parus major isolate Abel chromosome 20, Parus_major1.1, whole genome shotgun sequence:
- the BCAS1 gene encoding breast carcinoma-amplified sequence 1 isoform X5: MGNTLSVPEEAEDDKTCTVKSYQALSESPDSIKNGSVVFVQSPPLAGNGEAAAEAGSGRDSAAVSPAEPAEQRGAARAGGSAARRAEPAARPRSVLAFPWAVPGRAEQPAQPPAPAQPAPDATGLNKGPSEGAEGPGAAEAQEGSHKNLGQAPLQDVELEGTPEGHDVAAPKAKALTLFDRIFRPEKGKGRTRGDPQEGRQGLDVPNGNPAAGAPNEIPLDEEIDECTQKELGQDSAGEQGPAAAAPGRTQVEQDSPQAAAGQGSVMSFLKTLVSPSKAEAKSDSEDKGSKAEKGPGGQPGPKAAAESPSKGAKKKKAESPKLGHSTFSKLFRHKAAKETQQTTNTKSPEQPPVTCVKADRNVPPSQEPPAKQNPKAPEAATPAQGVGTETPREATKDKGSATPLPLSKLFWKKNSSEEAEAVSNEKAEAALEAVAPDRDESKSSESAELKPRGAESKTPKANLRKFFKLTLNATEKPLAPSESDPGGQRSKESSKDKKFTVELGKQKGREQPEPQEQPAADPDSIQNGGDAKEPSYKKTEKRQSLGGFFKGLGSKRMSDAEVQTDPVSILPAGKSK, translated from the exons ATGGGGAATACCCTGAGTGTGCCAGAGGAAGCTGAGGATGACAAAACCTGCACAGTGAAGAGTTACCAG GCTCTCTCCGAGTCTCCTGACAGTATTAAAAATGGATCTGTGGTGTTTGTTCAGAGCCCTCCCCTGGCAGGGAATGGTGAAG cagctgCCGAGGCGGGTTCTGGACGGGATAGCGCGGCCGTTTCCCCGGCGGAGCCAGCGGAGCAGCGCGGCGCTGCCCGGGCGGGCGGGAGCGCTGCCAGGAGGGCCGAGCCGGCTGCCAGGCCCCGCTCCGTGCTCGcctttccctgggctgtgccagggcgTGCTGAGCAGCCAGCGCAGCCTCCAGCCCCCGCACAGCCCGCTCCCGATGCCACCGGCCTGAACAAAGGTCCCAGTGAGGGCGCAGAGGGGCCTGGGGCGGCTGAGGCCCAGGAGGGAAGCCATAAAAACCTGGGCCAGGCCCCGCTCCAGGACGTCGAGCTCGAGGGGACACCTGAGGGACACGATGTGGCCGCCCCAAAGGCCAAAGCACTGACGCTCTTCGACAGGATCTTCAGGCCGGAGAAGGGCAAGGGAAGGACACGAGGTGACCCTcaggagggaaggcagggctTGGACGTTCCCAACGGGAACCCCGCGGCTGGCGCACCCAACGAGATCCCGCTGGACGAG GAGATAGATGAGTGCACCCAAAAGGAGCTTGGGCAGGACTCTGCAGGTGAACAGGGCccggctgctgcagcccctgggaggACACAGGTAGAGCAGGAcagtccccaggcagctgcaggacagggctcAGTCATGAGCTTCCTCAAAACACTG GTCTCCCCAAGCAAAGCTGAAGCCAAAAGTGATTCTGAAGACAAG GGCTCCAAGGCGGAGAAGGGCCCAGGGGGGCAGCCGGGCCCGAAGGCAGCGGCAGAATCCCCCTCCAAAGGAgccaagaaaaagaaggcagagaGCCCCAAGCTGGGCCACAGCACCTTTAGCAAACTCTTTAGGCACAAG GCTGCAAAGGAAACCCAGCAGACAACCAACACCAAA agccctgagcagcctcctgTCACCTGTgtaaaagcagacagaaatgtCCCTCCCTCCCAAGAGCCGCCGGCCAAGCAGAACCCGAAAGCTCCGGAGGCCGCGACCCCTGCGCAGGGAGTGGGCACTGAAACCCCCCGAGAGGCCACCAAGGACAAGGGCTCGGCCACTCCTCTGCCCCTGAGCAAGCTCTTCTGGAAAAAG AACTCCTCGGAGGAAGCAGAGGCCGTGAGCAATGAGAAGGCAGAGGCGGCTCTGGAGGCGGTGGCTCCCGACAGGGACGAGAGCAAGAGCTCCGAGAGCGCCGAGCTGAAACCGCGAGGGGCGGAGAGCAAAACGCCCAAAGCAAACCTGAGGAAGTTTTTTAAGCTG ACTTTAAATGCCACAGAGAAGCCTCTTGCCCCATCTGAGAGCGACCCTGGGGGCCAAAGGAGCAAAGAGAGCTCCAAAGACAAGAAGTTCACGGTGGAGCTGGGCAAGCagaagggcagggagcagccagagccccaggagcagccagcagccgACCCCGACTCCATCCAGAACGGGGGAGACGCCAAGGAACCCTCCTACAAGAAGACAGAGAAGAGGCAGTCCCTCGGAGGCTTTTTTAAAGGCCTT
- the BCAS1 gene encoding breast carcinoma-amplified sequence 1 isoform X1, which translates to MGNTLSVPEEAEDDKTCTVKSYQALSESPDSIKNGSVVFVQSPPLAGNGEAAAEAGSGRDSAAVSPAEPAEQRGAARAGGSAARRAEPAARPRSVLAFPWAVPGRAEQPAQPPAPAQPAPDATGLNKGPSEGAEGPGAAEAQEGSHKNLGQAPLQDVELEGTPEGHDVAAPKAKALTLFDRIFRPEKGKGRTRGDPQEGRQGLDVPNGNPAAGAPNEIPLDEEIDECTQKELGQDSAGEQGPAAAAPGRTQVEQDSPQAAAGQGSVMSFLKTLVSPSKAEAKSDSEDKGSKAEKGPGGQPGPKAAAESPSKGAKKKKAESPKLGHSTFSKLFRHKAAKETQQTTNTKSPEQPPVTCVKADRNVPPSQEPPAKQNPKAPEAATPAQGVGTETPREATKDKGSATPLPLSKLFWKKNSSEEAEAVSNEKAEAALEAVAPDRDESKSSESAELKPRGAESKTPKANLRKFFKLSVKGDGGTPSSEEGDGPSPRHHGWFDLAVFAHGIPSAPWDPFPEPTLQELIPTPVNENLLGSRTIPPCQTLNATEKPLAPSESDPGGQRSKESSKDKKFTVELGKQKGREQPEPQEQPAADPDSIQNGGDAKEPSYKKTEKRQSLGGFFKGLGSKRMSDAEVQTDPVSILPAGKSK; encoded by the exons ATGGGGAATACCCTGAGTGTGCCAGAGGAAGCTGAGGATGACAAAACCTGCACAGTGAAGAGTTACCAG GCTCTCTCCGAGTCTCCTGACAGTATTAAAAATGGATCTGTGGTGTTTGTTCAGAGCCCTCCCCTGGCAGGGAATGGTGAAG cagctgCCGAGGCGGGTTCTGGACGGGATAGCGCGGCCGTTTCCCCGGCGGAGCCAGCGGAGCAGCGCGGCGCTGCCCGGGCGGGCGGGAGCGCTGCCAGGAGGGCCGAGCCGGCTGCCAGGCCCCGCTCCGTGCTCGcctttccctgggctgtgccagggcgTGCTGAGCAGCCAGCGCAGCCTCCAGCCCCCGCACAGCCCGCTCCCGATGCCACCGGCCTGAACAAAGGTCCCAGTGAGGGCGCAGAGGGGCCTGGGGCGGCTGAGGCCCAGGAGGGAAGCCATAAAAACCTGGGCCAGGCCCCGCTCCAGGACGTCGAGCTCGAGGGGACACCTGAGGGACACGATGTGGCCGCCCCAAAGGCCAAAGCACTGACGCTCTTCGACAGGATCTTCAGGCCGGAGAAGGGCAAGGGAAGGACACGAGGTGACCCTcaggagggaaggcagggctTGGACGTTCCCAACGGGAACCCCGCGGCTGGCGCACCCAACGAGATCCCGCTGGACGAG GAGATAGATGAGTGCACCCAAAAGGAGCTTGGGCAGGACTCTGCAGGTGAACAGGGCccggctgctgcagcccctgggaggACACAGGTAGAGCAGGAcagtccccaggcagctgcaggacagggctcAGTCATGAGCTTCCTCAAAACACTG GTCTCCCCAAGCAAAGCTGAAGCCAAAAGTGATTCTGAAGACAAG GGCTCCAAGGCGGAGAAGGGCCCAGGGGGGCAGCCGGGCCCGAAGGCAGCGGCAGAATCCCCCTCCAAAGGAgccaagaaaaagaaggcagagaGCCCCAAGCTGGGCCACAGCACCTTTAGCAAACTCTTTAGGCACAAG GCTGCAAAGGAAACCCAGCAGACAACCAACACCAAA agccctgagcagcctcctgTCACCTGTgtaaaagcagacagaaatgtCCCTCCCTCCCAAGAGCCGCCGGCCAAGCAGAACCCGAAAGCTCCGGAGGCCGCGACCCCTGCGCAGGGAGTGGGCACTGAAACCCCCCGAGAGGCCACCAAGGACAAGGGCTCGGCCACTCCTCTGCCCCTGAGCAAGCTCTTCTGGAAAAAG AACTCCTCGGAGGAAGCAGAGGCCGTGAGCAATGAGAAGGCAGAGGCGGCTCTGGAGGCGGTGGCTCCCGACAGGGACGAGAGCAAGAGCTCCGAGAGCGCCGAGCTGAAACCGCGAGGGGCGGAGAGCAAAACGCCCAAAGCAAACCTGAGGAAGTTTTTTAAGCTG TCAGTCAAAGGTGATGGAGGGACCCCCAGTTCAGAAGAGGGAGATGGTCCCAGCCCCAGACACCAC GGATGGTTTGATCTCGCAGTCTTTGCTCATGGAATTCCATCAGCTCCCTGGGATCCCTTCCCTGAGCCAACACTGCAGGAGCTCATCCCAACCCCTGTAAATGAAAacctgctgggcagcaggacGATTCCTCCCTGCCAG ACTTTAAATGCCACAGAGAAGCCTCTTGCCCCATCTGAGAGCGACCCTGGGGGCCAAAGGAGCAAAGAGAGCTCCAAAGACAAGAAGTTCACGGTGGAGCTGGGCAAGCagaagggcagggagcagccagagccccaggagcagccagcagccgACCCCGACTCCATCCAGAACGGGGGAGACGCCAAGGAACCCTCCTACAAGAAGACAGAGAAGAGGCAGTCCCTCGGAGGCTTTTTTAAAGGCCTT
- the BCAS1 gene encoding breast carcinoma-amplified sequence 1 isoform X3: MGNTLSVPEEAEDDKTCTVKSYQALSESPDSIKNGSVVFVQSPPLAGNGEAAAEAGSGRDSAAVSPAEPAEQRGAARAGGSAARRAEPAARPRSVLAFPWAVPGRAEQPAQPPAPAQPAPDATGLNKGPSEGAEGPGAAEAQEGSHKNLGQAPLQDVELEGTPEGHDVAAPKAKALTLFDRIFRPEKGKGRTRGDPQEGRQGLDVPNGNPAAGAPNEIPLDEEIDECTQKELGQDSAGEQGPAAAAPGRTQVEQDSPQAAAGQGSVMSFLKTLVSPSKAEAKSDSEDKGSKAEKGPGGQPGPKAAAESPSKGAKKKKAESPKLGHSTFSKLFRHKAAKETQQTTNTKSPEQPPVTCVKADRNVPPSQEPPAKQNPKAPEAATPAQGVGTETPREATKDKGSATPLPLSKLFWKKNSSEEAEAVSNEKAEAALEAVAPDRDESKSSESAELKPRGAESKTPKANLRKFFKLSVKGDGGTPSSEEGDGPSPRHHTLNATEKPLAPSESDPGGQRSKESSKDKKFTVELGKQKGREQPEPQEQPAADPDSIQNGGDAKEPSYKKTEKRQSLGGFFKGLGSKRMSDAEVQTDPVSILPAGKSK; this comes from the exons ATGGGGAATACCCTGAGTGTGCCAGAGGAAGCTGAGGATGACAAAACCTGCACAGTGAAGAGTTACCAG GCTCTCTCCGAGTCTCCTGACAGTATTAAAAATGGATCTGTGGTGTTTGTTCAGAGCCCTCCCCTGGCAGGGAATGGTGAAG cagctgCCGAGGCGGGTTCTGGACGGGATAGCGCGGCCGTTTCCCCGGCGGAGCCAGCGGAGCAGCGCGGCGCTGCCCGGGCGGGCGGGAGCGCTGCCAGGAGGGCCGAGCCGGCTGCCAGGCCCCGCTCCGTGCTCGcctttccctgggctgtgccagggcgTGCTGAGCAGCCAGCGCAGCCTCCAGCCCCCGCACAGCCCGCTCCCGATGCCACCGGCCTGAACAAAGGTCCCAGTGAGGGCGCAGAGGGGCCTGGGGCGGCTGAGGCCCAGGAGGGAAGCCATAAAAACCTGGGCCAGGCCCCGCTCCAGGACGTCGAGCTCGAGGGGACACCTGAGGGACACGATGTGGCCGCCCCAAAGGCCAAAGCACTGACGCTCTTCGACAGGATCTTCAGGCCGGAGAAGGGCAAGGGAAGGACACGAGGTGACCCTcaggagggaaggcagggctTGGACGTTCCCAACGGGAACCCCGCGGCTGGCGCACCCAACGAGATCCCGCTGGACGAG GAGATAGATGAGTGCACCCAAAAGGAGCTTGGGCAGGACTCTGCAGGTGAACAGGGCccggctgctgcagcccctgggaggACACAGGTAGAGCAGGAcagtccccaggcagctgcaggacagggctcAGTCATGAGCTTCCTCAAAACACTG GTCTCCCCAAGCAAAGCTGAAGCCAAAAGTGATTCTGAAGACAAG GGCTCCAAGGCGGAGAAGGGCCCAGGGGGGCAGCCGGGCCCGAAGGCAGCGGCAGAATCCCCCTCCAAAGGAgccaagaaaaagaaggcagagaGCCCCAAGCTGGGCCACAGCACCTTTAGCAAACTCTTTAGGCACAAG GCTGCAAAGGAAACCCAGCAGACAACCAACACCAAA agccctgagcagcctcctgTCACCTGTgtaaaagcagacagaaatgtCCCTCCCTCCCAAGAGCCGCCGGCCAAGCAGAACCCGAAAGCTCCGGAGGCCGCGACCCCTGCGCAGGGAGTGGGCACTGAAACCCCCCGAGAGGCCACCAAGGACAAGGGCTCGGCCACTCCTCTGCCCCTGAGCAAGCTCTTCTGGAAAAAG AACTCCTCGGAGGAAGCAGAGGCCGTGAGCAATGAGAAGGCAGAGGCGGCTCTGGAGGCGGTGGCTCCCGACAGGGACGAGAGCAAGAGCTCCGAGAGCGCCGAGCTGAAACCGCGAGGGGCGGAGAGCAAAACGCCCAAAGCAAACCTGAGGAAGTTTTTTAAGCTG TCAGTCAAAGGTGATGGAGGGACCCCCAGTTCAGAAGAGGGAGATGGTCCCAGCCCCAGACACCAC ACTTTAAATGCCACAGAGAAGCCTCTTGCCCCATCTGAGAGCGACCCTGGGGGCCAAAGGAGCAAAGAGAGCTCCAAAGACAAGAAGTTCACGGTGGAGCTGGGCAAGCagaagggcagggagcagccagagccccaggagcagccagcagccgACCCCGACTCCATCCAGAACGGGGGAGACGCCAAGGAACCCTCCTACAAGAAGACAGAGAAGAGGCAGTCCCTCGGAGGCTTTTTTAAAGGCCTT
- the BCAS1 gene encoding breast carcinoma-amplified sequence 1 isoform X4: MGNTLSVPEEAEDDKTCTVKSYQALSESPDSIKNGSVVFVQSPPLAGNGEAAAEAGSGRDSAAVSPAEPAEQRGAARAGGSAARRAEPAARPRSVLAFPWAVPGRAEQPAQPPAPAQPAPDATGLNKGPSEGAEGPGAAEAQEGSHKNLGQAPLQDVELEGTPEGHDVAAPKAKALTLFDRIFRPEKGKGRTRGDPQEGRQGLDVPNGNPAAGAPNEIPLDEEIDECTQKELGQDSAGEQGPAAAAPGRTQVEQDSPQAAAGQGSVMSFLKTLVSPSKAEAKSDSEDKAAKETQQTTNTKSPEQPPVTCVKADRNVPPSQEPPAKQNPKAPEAATPAQGVGTETPREATKDKGSATPLPLSKLFWKKNSSEEAEAVSNEKAEAALEAVAPDRDESKSSESAELKPRGAESKTPKANLRKFFKLSVKGDGGTPSSEEGDGPSPRHHGWFDLAVFAHGIPSAPWDPFPEPTLQELIPTPVNENLLGSRTIPPCQTLNATEKPLAPSESDPGGQRSKESSKDKKFTVELGKQKGREQPEPQEQPAADPDSIQNGGDAKEPSYKKTEKRQSLGGFFKGLGSKRMSDAEVQTDPVSILPAGKSK, encoded by the exons ATGGGGAATACCCTGAGTGTGCCAGAGGAAGCTGAGGATGACAAAACCTGCACAGTGAAGAGTTACCAG GCTCTCTCCGAGTCTCCTGACAGTATTAAAAATGGATCTGTGGTGTTTGTTCAGAGCCCTCCCCTGGCAGGGAATGGTGAAG cagctgCCGAGGCGGGTTCTGGACGGGATAGCGCGGCCGTTTCCCCGGCGGAGCCAGCGGAGCAGCGCGGCGCTGCCCGGGCGGGCGGGAGCGCTGCCAGGAGGGCCGAGCCGGCTGCCAGGCCCCGCTCCGTGCTCGcctttccctgggctgtgccagggcgTGCTGAGCAGCCAGCGCAGCCTCCAGCCCCCGCACAGCCCGCTCCCGATGCCACCGGCCTGAACAAAGGTCCCAGTGAGGGCGCAGAGGGGCCTGGGGCGGCTGAGGCCCAGGAGGGAAGCCATAAAAACCTGGGCCAGGCCCCGCTCCAGGACGTCGAGCTCGAGGGGACACCTGAGGGACACGATGTGGCCGCCCCAAAGGCCAAAGCACTGACGCTCTTCGACAGGATCTTCAGGCCGGAGAAGGGCAAGGGAAGGACACGAGGTGACCCTcaggagggaaggcagggctTGGACGTTCCCAACGGGAACCCCGCGGCTGGCGCACCCAACGAGATCCCGCTGGACGAG GAGATAGATGAGTGCACCCAAAAGGAGCTTGGGCAGGACTCTGCAGGTGAACAGGGCccggctgctgcagcccctgggaggACACAGGTAGAGCAGGAcagtccccaggcagctgcaggacagggctcAGTCATGAGCTTCCTCAAAACACTG GTCTCCCCAAGCAAAGCTGAAGCCAAAAGTGATTCTGAAGACAAG GCTGCAAAGGAAACCCAGCAGACAACCAACACCAAA agccctgagcagcctcctgTCACCTGTgtaaaagcagacagaaatgtCCCTCCCTCCCAAGAGCCGCCGGCCAAGCAGAACCCGAAAGCTCCGGAGGCCGCGACCCCTGCGCAGGGAGTGGGCACTGAAACCCCCCGAGAGGCCACCAAGGACAAGGGCTCGGCCACTCCTCTGCCCCTGAGCAAGCTCTTCTGGAAAAAG AACTCCTCGGAGGAAGCAGAGGCCGTGAGCAATGAGAAGGCAGAGGCGGCTCTGGAGGCGGTGGCTCCCGACAGGGACGAGAGCAAGAGCTCCGAGAGCGCCGAGCTGAAACCGCGAGGGGCGGAGAGCAAAACGCCCAAAGCAAACCTGAGGAAGTTTTTTAAGCTG TCAGTCAAAGGTGATGGAGGGACCCCCAGTTCAGAAGAGGGAGATGGTCCCAGCCCCAGACACCAC GGATGGTTTGATCTCGCAGTCTTTGCTCATGGAATTCCATCAGCTCCCTGGGATCCCTTCCCTGAGCCAACACTGCAGGAGCTCATCCCAACCCCTGTAAATGAAAacctgctgggcagcaggacGATTCCTCCCTGCCAG ACTTTAAATGCCACAGAGAAGCCTCTTGCCCCATCTGAGAGCGACCCTGGGGGCCAAAGGAGCAAAGAGAGCTCCAAAGACAAGAAGTTCACGGTGGAGCTGGGCAAGCagaagggcagggagcagccagagccccaggagcagccagcagccgACCCCGACTCCATCCAGAACGGGGGAGACGCCAAGGAACCCTCCTACAAGAAGACAGAGAAGAGGCAGTCCCTCGGAGGCTTTTTTAAAGGCCTT
- the BCAS1 gene encoding breast carcinoma-amplified sequence 1 isoform X2: MGNTLSVPEEAEDDKTCTVKSYQALSESPDSIKNGSVVFVQSPPLAGNGEAAEAGSGRDSAAVSPAEPAEQRGAARAGGSAARRAEPAARPRSVLAFPWAVPGRAEQPAQPPAPAQPAPDATGLNKGPSEGAEGPGAAEAQEGSHKNLGQAPLQDVELEGTPEGHDVAAPKAKALTLFDRIFRPEKGKGRTRGDPQEGRQGLDVPNGNPAAGAPNEIPLDEEIDECTQKELGQDSAGEQGPAAAAPGRTQVEQDSPQAAAGQGSVMSFLKTLVSPSKAEAKSDSEDKGSKAEKGPGGQPGPKAAAESPSKGAKKKKAESPKLGHSTFSKLFRHKAAKETQQTTNTKSPEQPPVTCVKADRNVPPSQEPPAKQNPKAPEAATPAQGVGTETPREATKDKGSATPLPLSKLFWKKNSSEEAEAVSNEKAEAALEAVAPDRDESKSSESAELKPRGAESKTPKANLRKFFKLSVKGDGGTPSSEEGDGPSPRHHGWFDLAVFAHGIPSAPWDPFPEPTLQELIPTPVNENLLGSRTIPPCQTLNATEKPLAPSESDPGGQRSKESSKDKKFTVELGKQKGREQPEPQEQPAADPDSIQNGGDAKEPSYKKTEKRQSLGGFFKGLGSKRMSDAEVQTDPVSILPAGKSK, translated from the exons ATGGGGAATACCCTGAGTGTGCCAGAGGAAGCTGAGGATGACAAAACCTGCACAGTGAAGAGTTACCAG GCTCTCTCCGAGTCTCCTGACAGTATTAAAAATGGATCTGTGGTGTTTGTTCAGAGCCCTCCCCTGGCAGGGAATGGTGAAG ctgCCGAGGCGGGTTCTGGACGGGATAGCGCGGCCGTTTCCCCGGCGGAGCCAGCGGAGCAGCGCGGCGCTGCCCGGGCGGGCGGGAGCGCTGCCAGGAGGGCCGAGCCGGCTGCCAGGCCCCGCTCCGTGCTCGcctttccctgggctgtgccagggcgTGCTGAGCAGCCAGCGCAGCCTCCAGCCCCCGCACAGCCCGCTCCCGATGCCACCGGCCTGAACAAAGGTCCCAGTGAGGGCGCAGAGGGGCCTGGGGCGGCTGAGGCCCAGGAGGGAAGCCATAAAAACCTGGGCCAGGCCCCGCTCCAGGACGTCGAGCTCGAGGGGACACCTGAGGGACACGATGTGGCCGCCCCAAAGGCCAAAGCACTGACGCTCTTCGACAGGATCTTCAGGCCGGAGAAGGGCAAGGGAAGGACACGAGGTGACCCTcaggagggaaggcagggctTGGACGTTCCCAACGGGAACCCCGCGGCTGGCGCACCCAACGAGATCCCGCTGGACGAG GAGATAGATGAGTGCACCCAAAAGGAGCTTGGGCAGGACTCTGCAGGTGAACAGGGCccggctgctgcagcccctgggaggACACAGGTAGAGCAGGAcagtccccaggcagctgcaggacagggctcAGTCATGAGCTTCCTCAAAACACTG GTCTCCCCAAGCAAAGCTGAAGCCAAAAGTGATTCTGAAGACAAG GGCTCCAAGGCGGAGAAGGGCCCAGGGGGGCAGCCGGGCCCGAAGGCAGCGGCAGAATCCCCCTCCAAAGGAgccaagaaaaagaaggcagagaGCCCCAAGCTGGGCCACAGCACCTTTAGCAAACTCTTTAGGCACAAG GCTGCAAAGGAAACCCAGCAGACAACCAACACCAAA agccctgagcagcctcctgTCACCTGTgtaaaagcagacagaaatgtCCCTCCCTCCCAAGAGCCGCCGGCCAAGCAGAACCCGAAAGCTCCGGAGGCCGCGACCCCTGCGCAGGGAGTGGGCACTGAAACCCCCCGAGAGGCCACCAAGGACAAGGGCTCGGCCACTCCTCTGCCCCTGAGCAAGCTCTTCTGGAAAAAG AACTCCTCGGAGGAAGCAGAGGCCGTGAGCAATGAGAAGGCAGAGGCGGCTCTGGAGGCGGTGGCTCCCGACAGGGACGAGAGCAAGAGCTCCGAGAGCGCCGAGCTGAAACCGCGAGGGGCGGAGAGCAAAACGCCCAAAGCAAACCTGAGGAAGTTTTTTAAGCTG TCAGTCAAAGGTGATGGAGGGACCCCCAGTTCAGAAGAGGGAGATGGTCCCAGCCCCAGACACCAC GGATGGTTTGATCTCGCAGTCTTTGCTCATGGAATTCCATCAGCTCCCTGGGATCCCTTCCCTGAGCCAACACTGCAGGAGCTCATCCCAACCCCTGTAAATGAAAacctgctgggcagcaggacGATTCCTCCCTGCCAG ACTTTAAATGCCACAGAGAAGCCTCTTGCCCCATCTGAGAGCGACCCTGGGGGCCAAAGGAGCAAAGAGAGCTCCAAAGACAAGAAGTTCACGGTGGAGCTGGGCAAGCagaagggcagggagcagccagagccccaggagcagccagcagccgACCCCGACTCCATCCAGAACGGGGGAGACGCCAAGGAACCCTCCTACAAGAAGACAGAGAAGAGGCAGTCCCTCGGAGGCTTTTTTAAAGGCCTT